In one Drosophila pseudoobscura strain MV-25-SWS-2005 chromosome X, UCI_Dpse_MV25, whole genome shotgun sequence genomic region, the following are encoded:
- the Evi5 gene encoding ecotropic viral integration site 5 ortholog isoform X4, with amino-acid sequence MTLTATTTASTPESQTKMDVKGTPNSSTLPPPTADESLPTSEMDLLAKLEAANKLIESDAKSLNSLHSTHSRKNSDTSQISLTSSGNSVAEEDIWTTWATILNDWDGALKRKNPCVRELVRRGIPHHFRAIVWQQLSTASEADKKQYAEYIKATSACEKVIRRDIARTYPEVDFFKEKDGPGQEALFNVIKAYSLHDREVGYCQGSGFIVGLLLMQMPEEEAFAVLVQIMQQHRMRHMFKPSMSELGLCMYQLENLVQEQIPDMHIHFQQQGFQTTMYASSWFLTLYTTTLNVNLSCRIMDVFLSEGMEFIFKVALALLLTGKETLLCLDMEAMLKFFQKELPGRVEADPEGFFNLAYAQKLNTKRMKKMEKEYQDLKKKEQEEMVELRRLRRENCLLKQRNDLLEAESAELADRLVRGQVSRAEEEETSYAIQTELMQLRRSYLEVSHQLENANEEVRGLSLRLQENNNSRQSSIDELCMKEEALKQRDEMVSCLLEELVKVRQGLAESEDQIRNLKSKVEELEEDKKTLRETTPDNSVAHLQDELIASKLREAEASLSLKDLKQRVQELSSQWQRQLAENQRSESERNTQALDSTPKKLLTNFFEGSKSSELTQKLEEELMTTRIREMETLTELKELRLKVMELETQVQVSTNQLRRQDEEQKKLKEELEMAVTREKDMANKAREQQHRYSDLESRMKDELMNVKIKFTEQSQTVAELKQEISRLETKNSEMLAEGELRANLDESDKVRDLQDRLADMKAEFPTPITSPDTEPWKWIS; translated from the exons ATGACCCTGACCGCCACGACAACTGCCTCAACACCGGAGAGCCAAACGAAGATGGATGTGAAGGGCACTCCCAACAGCAGCACTCTACCACCGCCCACAGCCGATGAGAGTCTGCCCACCTCGGAAATGGATCTGCTGGCCAAGCTGGAGGCAGCCAACAAGCTGATCGAGAGCGATGCCAAGTCCCTCAATTCGTTGCACTCCACGCACAGTCGCAAGAACTCGGACACGAGTCAGATAAGCCTCACTTCGA GCGGCAATTCCGTGGCCGAGGAGGACATCTGGACAACGTGGGCCACCATTCTGAACGACTGGGATGGGGCGCTGAAGCGCAAGAATCCGTGCGTGCGCGAGCTGGTGCGCCGCGGCATACCGCACCATTTCCGGGCGATCGTGTGGCAACAGCTGAGCACGGCGTCGGAGGCGGACAAGAAGCAGTACGCGGAGTACATCAAGGCGACGAGCGCCTGCGAGAAGGTGATACGCCGCGACATTGCACGCACCTATCCCGAGGTGGACTTCTTCAAGGAGAAGGACGGGCCCGGCCAGGAGGCGCTGTTCAATGTGATCAAGGCCTACTCGCTGCACGATCGCGAGGTGGGCTACTGCCAGGGCTCCGGCTTCATAGTCggcctgctgctgatgcagATGCCCGAGGAGGAGGCGTTCGCGGTGCTCGTGCAGATCATGCAACAGCATCGCATGCGGCACATGTTCAAGCCGTCGATGTCCGAGCTGGGCCTGTGCATGTACCAGCTGGAGAATCTCGTCCAGGAGCAGATACCCGACATGCACATACACTTCCAGCAGCAGGGCTTCCAGACAACGATGTACGCCTCCAGCTGGTTCCTCACCCTCTACACGACCACGCTGAACGTGAACCTCAGCTGCCGCATCATGGACGTCTTCCTCAGCGAGGGCATGGAGTTCATCTTCAAGGTGGCCCTGGCCCTCCTCCTCACCGGCAAGGAGACGCTCCTCTGCCTGGACATGGAGGCCATGCTCAAGTTCTTCCAGAAGGAGCTGCCCGGCCGTGTGGAGGCCGACCCGGAGGGTTTCTTCAATCTCGCGTACGCCCAGAAGCTGAACACAAAGCGCATGAAGAAGATGGAGAAGGAGTATCAGGACCTGAAGAAGAAAGAGCAGGAGGAGATGGTCGAACTGCGGCGGTTGCGTCGCGAGAACTGTCTGCTGAAGCAGCGCAATGATTTGCTTGAGGCTGAGAGTGCAGAGCTGGCCGATCGCCTGGTGCGGGGTCAGGTCTCACGGGCCGAAGAGGAAGAAACAAG CTATGCCattcaaacggaactgatgcAGCTGAGACGCTCCTATCTGGAGGTCTCGCACCAGCTGGAGAATGCCAACGAAGAGGTTCGTGGTCTCAGTCTTCGGCTGCAGGAGAAT AACAACTCTCGGCAGTCGTCGATCGATGAGCTGTGCATGAAGGAAGAGGCACTGAAGCAGCGCGACGAGATGGTCTCCTgtctgctggaggagctggtGAAGGTGCGCCAGGGTCTGGCCGAGAGCGAGGATCAGATCAGGAATCTAAAGTCAAAGgtcgaggagctggaggaggacaAGAAGACGCTGCGCGAGACAACGCCGGACAATTCGGTGGCGCATCTGCAGGACGAGCTGATTGCCAGCAAGCTGCGCGAGGCGGAGGCCTCGCTCTCCCTCAAGGATCTCAAGCAGCGGGTTCAGGAGCTCAGCTCTCAGTGGCAGCGCCAGCTGGCCGAGAATCAGCGcagcgagagcgagcggaACACCCAAGCGCTGGACTCGACGCCCAAGAAGCTGTTGACCAACTTCTTTGAGGGCTCGAAGTCCAGCGAGCTAACGCAGAAGCTCGAGGAGGAGCTGATGACGACACGGATACGGGAGATGGAGACCCTCACCGAGCTGAAGGAGCTGCGCCTCAAGGTCATGGAGCTGGAGACCCAGGTGCAGGTGTCCACAAACCAGCTGCGACGCCAGGACGAAGAGCAAAAGAAGCTCAAGGAAGAGCTCGAGATGGCCGTTACTCGGGAGAAGGACATGGCCAACAAGGCGCGCGAACAGCAGCACAG ATACTCGGATCTGGAATCTCGTATGAAGGATGAACTGATGAATGTGAAGATCAAATTCACGGAACAGAGCCAAACGGTGGCCGAACTGAAACAGGAAATATCCCGACTGGAGACCAAG AACTCGGAGATGCTGGCCGAGGGCGAACTGCGTGCCAATTTGGATGAATCGGATAAGGTGCGCGACCTGCAGGACAGGCTGGCCGACATGAAGGCGGAG TTTCCCACGCCAATAACCAGCCCCGACACTGAGCCGTGGAAATGGATAAGCTAA